A region of Nitrospiria bacterium DNA encodes the following proteins:
- a CDS encoding DUF2304 family protein: MAVSLVFLRILGGILGAFFFLWAFSRYRKHLIRRAEFLVMSSMGAGLVLVALFPNSINIIAGMLSLEDKQFGRLITLLIFSNFALWILIFGLRGKNAKASIQFDLLVRNLAKRQFLSDENVERLKEIVVIIPALDEAESLNRILPSVPEVVQGHPVSVLVVDDGSRDETVTVVKKHSHLVVSNPINRGGGAALRLGYDIATEAGARIIVTMDGDGQHLPGEIERLVGPILRNEADFIIGSRILGKHERDSLVRWLGIHTFNLVINLLAGTKITDCSNGFRAFHVDSLKNVLLLQDQFHTAELIIDSARKGIRIGEVPITVLRRYSGESKKGKNWKYGLNFSKTVLKTWLRK; encoded by the coding sequence ATGGCAGTTTCTCTAGTATTTTTACGTATTCTGGGTGGAATCCTTGGAGCATTCTTTTTTCTCTGGGCATTCAGTCGATACAGGAAACACCTGATTCGACGGGCTGAATTTCTGGTGATGTCCTCCATGGGAGCGGGTTTGGTCTTGGTGGCTCTTTTCCCCAACAGCATAAATATTATTGCTGGAATGCTTTCCTTAGAAGACAAACAATTCGGCCGCTTGATCACATTACTTATTTTTTCCAACTTTGCCCTTTGGATTTTAATTTTTGGCTTAAGAGGAAAAAATGCGAAAGCATCCATTCAGTTTGATCTACTGGTTCGGAATTTGGCAAAACGTCAGTTTCTCTCTGATGAAAACGTTGAAAGGTTAAAAGAAATTGTGGTCATTATTCCTGCTCTGGATGAGGCGGAAAGCCTCAATCGGATCCTTCCCTCCGTACCGGAGGTCGTTCAGGGACACCCCGTTAGCGTTTTGGTGGTTGATGACGGTAGCCGGGATGAAACGGTGACCGTGGTCAAGAAACATAGCCATTTGGTGGTTTCTAACCCGATCAACCGGGGTGGGGGAGCCGCTTTACGGTTGGGATATGATATTGCCACCGAGGCGGGTGCCCGAATCATTGTTACCATGGATGGAGATGGGCAACACCTTCCCGGAGAGATTGAACGGTTGGTGGGGCCCATATTGAGAAATGAAGCGGATTTTATAATCGGATCAAGGATATTGGGAAAACATGAGAGGGATAGCCTGGTTCGATGGCTGGGTATCCACACCTTTAACCTGGTGATTAACCTGCTGGCCGGGACCAAAATTACGGACTGCTCCAATGGTTTCCGTGCCTTTCATGTGGATTCACTAAAAAATGTTTTGCTGCTCCAGGATCAATTCCACACCGCAGAGCTCATCATTGATTCCGCCAGAAAAGGGATCCGTATTGGAGAGGTTCCCATCACGGTTCTTCGCCGATATTCTGGGGAAAGCAAAAAAGGAAAAAACTGGAAATATGGCCTCAATTTTTCAAAAACCGTTCTGAAAACATGGCTTCGAAAATAA
- a CDS encoding lysylphosphatidylglycerol synthase transmembrane domain-containing protein yields MVNKKLKFLFRGVISGIFLGYLFLKVDWSVMGNVLGTTDMNFYLGSTLLVFLGSLFLASKYYLLIKNTIISRSLFSIMKINLISRYYGLFLPSAVGPELVRWHKITRNKGGHAFFLASTIFERLTFVFLLLLSSFIPFLFFNSNLEIAQFKAQLLPFILLVLVFTVAAFSFFVFPWFQSFLREKIKQILGSNDRWNSTLSFLDNFSINNMSLSLCGLIFALSFLWHLSFLGRMFLLFLSLNLPLGFFDVVWMSSFVLLLQILPISVGGIGVREGAYAYLFTLHHLPPEQGVLIGVLFFSQELLVALLGGILEFHGSE; encoded by the coding sequence ATGGTAAACAAAAAATTAAAATTCCTATTCAGGGGGGTCATCTCCGGTATTTTTCTGGGCTATCTTTTTTTGAAGGTAGATTGGTCTGTGATGGGTAATGTTTTGGGAACCACGGACATGAACTTTTATCTTGGGTCAACTCTTTTAGTATTTCTGGGGAGTTTATTTTTGGCTTCGAAATATTACCTGCTGATAAAAAACACAATCATCAGCCGCTCCCTTTTTTCTATTATGAAAATTAACCTGATTAGCCGTTACTATGGTTTATTCCTACCCTCGGCGGTAGGACCTGAACTGGTCCGATGGCATAAAATAACCCGAAACAAAGGCGGTCACGCTTTTTTTTTGGCATCAACGATTTTTGAGCGCCTCACATTTGTTTTTCTTTTACTACTCTCTTCCTTTATTCCTTTTCTTTTTTTCAATTCAAATCTTGAGATTGCCCAATTTAAAGCACAACTGTTACCGTTCATTTTACTGGTTTTGGTATTCACCGTTGCTGCATTCTCATTCTTTGTTTTTCCATGGTTCCAATCATTTCTGCGTGAAAAAATTAAACAAATCCTGGGATCCAATGACCGATGGAATTCCACTCTTTCTTTTTTGGACAACTTTTCCATTAACAATATGTCTCTTTCATTGTGTGGTTTAATTTTTGCACTGAGTTTTTTATGGCATTTGTCTTTTCTTGGGCGGATGTTTCTCCTTTTTCTTTCCCTCAATCTCCCTTTGGGTTTTTTTGATGTAGTATGGATGAGCTCGTTTGTGCTCTTACTTCAGATCCTTCCCATTTCAGTGGGGGGGATTGGTGTCAGGGAGGGGGCTTATGCCTACTTATTTACATTGCATCACTTGCCTCCAGAACAGGGGGTTTTAATCGGGGTTCTATTTTTTTCTCAGGAGTTATTGGTGGCTCTTTTAGGAGGAATATTGGAATTCCACGGGAGTGAATAG
- a CDS encoding sulfotransferase: protein MPKVVFIVGSPPSGTTLLKNILGSHPDIAEWYEPYLEIRFEDLLQDQRPTLHKIMDFKDTQPNHRLFVEIANVREENPGKRKSKFTSQGIAQNQPLFESLLKTLSFWDLQRW, encoded by the coding sequence ATGCCCAAAGTGGTTTTTATCGTTGGGTCTCCCCCATCCGGAACAACCCTATTGAAAAATATTCTTGGTTCCCATCCTGATATTGCGGAGTGGTATGAGCCTTATCTTGAAATACGGTTTGAGGACCTCCTGCAAGACCAAAGGCCCACCCTGCACAAGATCATGGATTTTAAAGACACCCAACCTAACCACCGCTTATTTGTAGAGATTGCAAATGTTAGAGAAGAAAATCCCGGAAAGCGAAAGTCTAAATTCACATCCCAAGGAATCGCTCAAAACCAACCCCTTTTTGAGTCCTTGCTGAAAACTCTGAGTTTTTGGGACCTGCAAAGATGGTAA
- a CDS encoding GDP-mannose 4,6-dehydratase yields MRVFITGMDGYTGWSLALYLAARGHEVSGCDLFLRRDWVAEMGSQSATPIRRMTERLEAFRGHFGNNLQFRKGDLRDYNFVLNCFRAFEPEAIVHLGEMPSAPYSMMDVEHTVFTQMNNLIGTLHILYAMKETSPDAHLVKLGTMGEYGTPNIDIPEGFFTIEYRGRKDTLPFPRQAGSWYHQTKVHDSHNIMLACKIWGLRSTDIMQGVVFGTRIDEMADDERLVTRFDFDQCFGTAVNRYCAQAVIGHPLTPFGKGKQKRGFLPLRDSMQCLTLAINHPPAHGEYSVLNQFQEVYNTTELAQKVGKVGKDLGLKVSIRNLENPRKEMEEHYFNPDHQKLLDLGYKPTHSLEEELRIMLNDLMKYRSRIEARKEALIPDIRWDGKRKKVSFLSG; encoded by the coding sequence ATGAGAGTATTTATTACGGGCATGGACGGTTACACGGGATGGTCATTGGCCCTTTATTTGGCAGCCAGGGGCCATGAGGTCAGCGGATGCGATCTTTTCCTTAGAAGAGATTGGGTGGCGGAAATGGGTTCTCAATCGGCGACACCCATTCGGCGGATGACCGAAAGACTTGAAGCGTTTCGTGGACATTTTGGAAACAACCTCCAGTTTAGAAAGGGAGACCTAAGAGATTATAACTTTGTGTTGAACTGTTTTCGCGCTTTTGAGCCGGAGGCCATTGTCCATCTTGGGGAAATGCCCTCAGCGCCCTACAGCATGATGGATGTGGAACACACCGTTTTTACCCAAATGAACAACCTGATTGGAACACTGCACATTCTCTATGCCATGAAAGAGACCTCCCCGGATGCCCATCTGGTTAAGCTCGGAACCATGGGGGAATACGGCACCCCTAACATAGATATTCCCGAAGGTTTTTTTACCATCGAATATCGGGGAAGAAAAGACACCCTCCCTTTTCCTAGACAGGCGGGAAGTTGGTATCATCAAACCAAGGTTCACGATTCCCATAATATCATGTTGGCCTGCAAAATTTGGGGACTCCGCTCAACCGATATTATGCAGGGTGTGGTTTTTGGAACCCGAATTGACGAAATGGCTGATGATGAGCGCCTCGTCACCCGATTTGACTTTGACCAATGTTTCGGAACGGCGGTCAACCGATATTGTGCTCAGGCCGTCATCGGCCATCCCTTGACCCCCTTTGGGAAGGGAAAACAAAAAAGGGGTTTTCTTCCCTTGCGGGACTCCATGCAATGTTTGACCTTGGCCATTAACCATCCTCCAGCCCACGGGGAATACAGCGTATTGAATCAATTTCAGGAAGTTTACAATACGACCGAGTTAGCTCAAAAAGTTGGAAAGGTGGGGAAAGACCTGGGTTTGAAAGTGTCCATTCGAAACCTGGAAAATCCCCGGAAAGAAATGGAAGAGCACTATTTCAACCCGGATCATCAAAAACTTCTAGACCTGGGATACAAACCCACACATTCCCTAGAGGAAGAATTGCGGATCATGCTGAATGATTTGATGAAGTACCGGTCCCGGATCGAAGCCAGGAAAGAAGCCTTGATTCCCGATATTCGGTGGGATGGAAAGCGGAAAAAGGTCTCGTTTCTTTCGGGTTAA